A single Sphingomonas kaistensis DNA region contains:
- a CDS encoding VOC family protein — protein MKFLHTMIRVTDPDATIRFFNLLGLEERRRIENEAGRFTLIFLGVPGDEGGEVELTHNWDPEEYDGGRNFGHLAYEVDDVYATCQRLMDAGVTINRPPREGRMAFVRTPDNISIELLNKGGAQTPAEPWKSMPNIGVW, from the coding sequence ATGAAATTCCTACACACCATGATCCGGGTCACCGACCCCGACGCCACCATCCGTTTCTTCAACCTCCTCGGCCTCGAAGAGCGCCGGCGGATCGAGAATGAAGCGGGCCGTTTCACCCTGATCTTTCTCGGCGTGCCCGGCGACGAAGGCGGCGAGGTCGAGCTGACCCACAATTGGGACCCTGAGGAGTATGACGGCGGCCGCAATTTCGGGCATCTCGCTTACGAGGTCGACGACGTCTACGCGACCTGCCAGCGGCTGATGGACGCCGGTGTCACCATCAATCGCCCGCCGCGCGAAGGACGCATGGCGTTCGTTCGCACCCCCGACAACATTTCGATCGAATTGCTCAACAAGGGCGGTGCGCAGACGCCCGCCGAACCGTGGAAGTCGATGCCCAACATCGGCGTCTGGTGA
- a CDS encoding alpha/beta hydrolase — protein MTLQHLARPSGHAIAVRHRPAVADTPTILFLPGYASDMMGSKALALDALAEREGLGILRFDYRGTGESEGGFVDFTLEDWLDDALAAAALTDGPLIVIGSSMGGWLMLHLAERLGDRVQALVGIAAAPDFTDWGYSDADKAALAEAGELRRDNPYGGEAELTTLRLWRSGERLRLLERPVRFEGPVRLLHGDRDAEVPLEIAIRLKDALTSHDVQVTVVKGGTHRLSAPHELALLETTVMALAAGARAPKSPL, from the coding sequence ATGACCCTGCAGCACCTCGCCCGGCCGAGCGGCCATGCCATCGCCGTCCGCCACCGTCCCGCCGTCGCGGACACGCCGACCATCCTGTTCCTGCCCGGCTATGCCTCGGACATGATGGGATCGAAGGCGCTGGCACTCGATGCGCTGGCCGAGCGCGAGGGTCTCGGCATTCTCCGCTTCGATTATCGCGGCACGGGCGAGTCCGAGGGCGGCTTTGTCGACTTCACGCTGGAGGATTGGCTGGACGACGCGCTGGCCGCGGCCGCGCTGACCGACGGCCCGCTGATCGTGATCGGCTCGTCGATGGGCGGCTGGCTGATGCTGCATCTCGCCGAGCGACTGGGCGATCGGGTCCAAGCATTGGTCGGCATCGCCGCTGCGCCCGATTTCACCGACTGGGGCTATAGCGATGCCGACAAGGCGGCGCTGGCTGAAGCCGGAGAGCTTCGCCGCGACAACCCTTATGGCGGCGAGGCGGAGCTGACGACGCTCAGGCTGTGGCGATCGGGCGAACGGTTGCGGCTGCTCGAGCGACCGGTGCGGTTCGAGGGGCCGGTGCGCTTGCTACACGGCGACCGGGACGCCGAAGTGCCGCTGGAGATCGCCATTCGCCTCAAGGACGCGCTGACTTCGCACGATGTTCAGGTCACGGTAGTGAAGGGCGGCACCCACCGCCTGTCCGCGCCGCACGAACTGGCCCTGCTAGAAACCACTGTCATGGCCTTGGCAGCGGGTGCCAGAGCACCCAAATCGCCCCTATGA
- a CDS encoding flagellar hook assembly protein FlgD, which produces MLRNMLDRMSSDDLTSAGQLIGKTAEFDSSIAGLTASTPAEWRWTFAGRPATVEAEILDSSGRVVASPRVAVDSSGTLRWDGVLPSGARAPEGAYSLKLVARTADGSELGSTLNSLGKVQEVVSREGELWAGLGGAALPLANLTRIAA; this is translated from the coding sequence GTGCTGCGCAACATGCTCGACCGGATGTCGTCCGACGATCTCACCAGCGCCGGCCAGTTGATCGGCAAGACCGCCGAATTCGACAGCTCGATCGCCGGCCTGACCGCCTCGACGCCGGCCGAATGGCGCTGGACCTTTGCCGGAAGGCCAGCGACGGTTGAAGCCGAAATCCTCGACAGTAGCGGCCGGGTGGTGGCGAGCCCGCGGGTAGCGGTGGACTCGAGCGGCACCCTTCGCTGGGACGGCGTGCTGCCTTCCGGCGCGCGTGCTCCCGAAGGCGCTTACAGCCTGAAGCTCGTCGCCAGGACCGCGGACGGCAGCGAGCTCGGCTCGACCCTCAACAGCCTCGGCAAGGTACAGGAAGTGGTGAGCCGCGAAGGCGAATTATGGGCCGGCCTCGGCGGCGCCGCGCTGCCGCTTGCCAACCTGACGAGGATCGCCGCCTAG
- the uvrB gene encoding excinuclease ABC subunit UvrB: MEIKIRTNLAEPETGAEFVPHRPARPDKAEGGRPFKLTSDYEPAGDQPTAIRELVEGIREGQEKSQVLLGVTGSGKTYTMAQIIQHTQRPALVLAPNKILAAQLYGEFKSFFPENAVEYFVSYYDYYQPEAYVPRSDTYIEKESSVNEAIDRMRHSATRSLLERDDVIIVASVSCLYGIGSVETYSAMTFSLKKGELVDQRETIRKLVALQYKRNDAAFARGNFRVRGDSLEVFPSHYEDSAWRISFFGDEIEDIVEFDPLTGKKVGSLPSIKIYANSHYVTPGPTMKQAAGAIRHELEERLKELNAEGRYLEAQRLEQRTNFDLEMIAATGSCAGIENYSRFLTGRLPGEPPPTLFEYLPDNALLFVDESHQTVPQIGAMARGDHRRKITLAEYGFRLPSCIDNRPLRFNEWDAMRPQSVFVSATPGPWEMTETGGVFSEQVIRPTGLIDPPVEIKPVEDQVDDLVNEARKTAKAGYRTLVTTLTKRMAEDLTEYLHEAGLKVRYMHSDVETLERIELIRDLRLGVYDVLVGINLLREGLDIPECGLVAILDADKEGFLRSETSLIQTIGRAARNVDGRVILYADSITGSMERALNETNRRRERQEAYNLEHGITPATIKRDISDIIAHVSTRDGVVVDTGDPDTPHLVGHNLRAYISDLESRMRKAAADLEFEEAGRLRDEIRKLEEDELGIPDHQRAAPRVGHSTEGKPGTRKTRYGKQQQMRMNKRAKR; the protein is encoded by the coding sequence ATGGAAATCAAGATCCGCACGAACCTTGCCGAGCCCGAAACCGGCGCCGAGTTCGTGCCTCACCGGCCGGCCCGACCCGACAAGGCGGAGGGCGGACGGCCCTTCAAGCTCACGAGCGATTACGAGCCCGCCGGCGACCAGCCGACCGCGATCCGCGAACTGGTCGAGGGCATTCGCGAGGGCCAGGAGAAAAGCCAGGTGCTGCTCGGCGTCACCGGGTCGGGCAAGACCTACACCATGGCGCAGATCATCCAGCACACCCAGCGTCCCGCGCTGGTGCTGGCGCCCAACAAGATCCTGGCGGCGCAGCTGTACGGGGAGTTCAAGAGCTTCTTCCCGGAGAATGCGGTCGAATATTTCGTCAGCTACTACGATTATTACCAGCCCGAAGCCTATGTCCCGCGGTCCGACACCTACATCGAAAAGGAGTCGAGCGTGAACGAGGCGATCGACCGGATGCGCCACTCGGCGACCCGGTCGCTGCTGGAGCGCGACGACGTGATCATCGTCGCCTCGGTCAGCTGCCTCTACGGTATCGGCTCGGTCGAGACTTATTCGGCGATGACCTTCAGCCTGAAGAAGGGGGAGCTGGTCGATCAGCGCGAGACCATCCGCAAGCTGGTCGCGCTGCAGTACAAGCGCAACGACGCGGCTTTCGCGCGCGGCAATTTTCGGGTGCGCGGCGACAGCCTCGAGGTGTTTCCGTCGCACTATGAGGACAGCGCGTGGCGGATTTCTTTCTTCGGGGACGAGATCGAGGACATCGTCGAATTCGACCCGCTGACCGGCAAGAAGGTCGGCAGCCTGCCGTCGATCAAGATCTACGCCAACAGCCACTATGTGACGCCCGGGCCGACGATGAAGCAGGCGGCGGGCGCGATCCGGCATGAGCTGGAAGAGCGGCTGAAGGAGCTGAACGCGGAAGGCCGCTATCTCGAGGCGCAGCGGCTCGAGCAGCGGACCAACTTCGACCTCGAGATGATCGCGGCGACTGGCAGCTGCGCGGGGATCGAGAATTACAGTCGCTTCCTGACCGGGCGCCTACCGGGCGAGCCGCCGCCGACATTGTTCGAATATCTCCCCGACAACGCGCTGCTGTTCGTTGACGAAAGTCACCAGACGGTGCCGCAGATCGGCGCGATGGCGCGGGGCGATCACCGGCGGAAGATCACGCTGGCCGAATATGGCTTCCGCCTGCCGAGCTGCATCGACAACCGCCCGCTGCGCTTCAACGAATGGGACGCGATGCGCCCGCAGTCGGTGTTCGTCAGCGCGACGCCAGGGCCGTGGGAAATGACCGAAACCGGCGGCGTGTTCTCCGAGCAGGTGATCCGCCCGACCGGGCTGATCGATCCGCCGGTGGAGATTAAGCCGGTTGAGGATCAGGTCGATGACCTTGTCAACGAAGCGCGCAAGACCGCGAAGGCGGGGTATCGGACGCTGGTCACCACGCTGACCAAGCGCATGGCCGAGGACCTCACCGAATATCTGCACGAGGCGGGCCTTAAGGTCCGCTACATGCACTCGGACGTCGAGACGCTGGAGCGCATCGAGCTGATCCGTGATCTCCGGCTCGGGGTGTACGACGTGCTGGTCGGGATCAACCTGCTGCGCGAGGGCCTCGACATCCCAGAATGCGGGCTGGTCGCGATCCTCGATGCGGACAAGGAAGGGTTTCTGCGCTCCGAAACCAGCCTCATCCAGACCATCGGCCGCGCCGCGCGTAACGTCGATGGGCGGGTGATCCTGTACGCCGACAGCATCACCGGATCGATGGAGCGCGCGCTCAACGAAACCAACCGTCGGCGCGAGCGGCAGGAGGCTTACAACCTCGAGCATGGCATCACGCCCGCGACCATCAAGCGCGACATCAGCGACATCATCGCCCACGTCTCGACCCGCGACGGGGTGGTGGTCGACACCGGCGATCCCGACACGCCGCACCTCGTCGGGCACAATCTGCGGGCCTACATCAGCGACCTGGAATCACGGATGCGTAAGGCCGCGGCCGACCTTGAGTTCGAGGAAGCCGGGCGACTTCGCGATGAGATCCGCAAGCTGGAAGAAGACGAGCTCGGCATCCCCGATCACCAGCGCGCCGCACCGCGGGTCGGACATTCGACCGAGGGCAAGCCCGGCACGCGAAAGACGCGCTACGGCAAGCAGCAGCAGATGCGGATGAACAAGCGCGCGAAGCGGTGA
- a CDS encoding DUF1801 domain-containing protein, which yields MAENKTKPTGADVTAFLDAIDHPTRREDGHTLRALFERISGEPATLWGPSIIGFGTHHYRTDAGRGGDTPRIAFSLRKASLVLYLHHYDGYDTDLARLGKHKTGKGCLYVTKLADVDAAALENLVRKAWDRAGT from the coding sequence ATGGCCGAGAACAAGACCAAGCCGACCGGCGCCGACGTCACCGCCTTTCTCGACGCGATCGATCACCCGACCCGGCGCGAAGACGGCCACACCCTTCGCGCCCTGTTCGAACGCATCTCGGGTGAGCCCGCTACCTTATGGGGCCCCTCGATCATCGGCTTCGGCACTCACCACTACCGCACCGACGCCGGCCGCGGAGGTGATACGCCGCGCATCGCCTTCTCCTTACGCAAGGCGAGCCTCGTCCTCTATCTCCACCACTACGACGGCTACGACACCGACCTCGCCCGTCTCGGCAAGCACAAGACGGGCAAAGGCTGCCTGTACGTCACCAAACTCGCCGACGTGGACGCCGCCGCCCTCGAAAACCTCGTCCGCAAGGCATGGGATCGGGCGGGCACCTGA